The Carassius carassius chromosome 9, fCarCar2.1, whole genome shotgun sequence genome includes a region encoding these proteins:
- the LOC132148650 gene encoding 6-phosphogluconolactonase-like, which produces MSGPRVVVFPSVAELGSTLAQLVSSRAEKALSTGESFSLGLSGGSLVSILSKELPAVPSLDCSRWLIGFCDERLVPFRDPESTYGLYKSQLFEKINIPEDRILAIDPSLPVQECADDYAGKLSKAFNTEQIPVFDMLLLGMGPDGHTCSLFPDHPLLQESQRTVVPISDSPKPPSQRVTMTLPTVNAARCVVFVTTGGSKAPVLKQVLEGGEGPALPAALVAPGRGELFWLVDEPAAASLTSQVERPGPGAKL; this is translated from the exons ATGTCTGGACCAAGAGTGGTGGTTTTCCCCTCAGTAGCCGAGCTTGGATCCACTCTAGCCCAGCTGGTGTCCTCTCGAGCAGAGAAAGCTCTCAGCACAGGTGAAAGCTTCTCTCTGGGCCTTTCAGGGGGGAGCTTGGTCTCCATCCTGAGTAAGGAGCTGCCTGCTGTCCCAAGCCTTGACTGCAGCAGATGGCTCATTGGGTTTTGTGATGAGAGACTTGTTCCATTCAGGGACCCTGAGAGCACTTATGGCTTATATAAG AGTCAATTGTTTGAGAAAATCAACATTCCAGAAGATAGGATTTTGGCTATAGATCCTTCTTTACCGGTGCAAGAATGTGCTGATGACTATGCTGGCAAACTGAGCAAG GCTTTTAACACGGAGCAAATTCCAGTTTTTGACATGCTGTTGCTGGGAATGGGACCAGATGGACAcacctgctctctctttccagatcATCCCTTATTACAG GAAAGCCAGAGGACAGTGGTGCCCATCTCTGATTCCCCCAAACCTCCGTCTCAGCGTGTCACTATGACATTACCCACGGTTAACGCTGCTCGATGTGTAGTGTTCGTGACAACTGGGGGCAGCAAAGCTCCTGTACTCAAG CAAGTATTGGAGGGTGGAGAAGGCCCTGCACTTCCAGCAGCTCTGGTGGCACCTGGAAGGGGAGAACTCTTCTGGCTAGTGGATGAGCCAGCAGCTGCCTCCCTCACGTCTCAGGTGGAGAGGCCAGGTCCTGGGGCAAAACTCTGA
- the LOC132149470 gene encoding zinc finger protein 624-like isoform X1, with product MVSTLSSFQTQLASIMETLVQTAVLEIGKLVDVECEVLLSEVTRSRSEIGALRKRLRLMEVQLWTSTGQTLTHSLTCVKSECDTEEMHDHLNRCRGPAGDIPTVIQQDQASSLLYDSPQQKCEVNQPSSMVKQEQPEVDVWIVQDNSEARTQCGEAVSLSPIKDALKTVPCVDRGHRENATTRVPSKADSPKVNRNASPGTITVKQTVANSDPNTSISHTQSLSASHSARTSSASTISGDMRFVCSYCSKRFRCFSQLTVHQRSHTGEKPYRCTLCGKSYIQKGHLYTHQRTHTGEKPYRCSLCGKGFIQKCTLDMHLRSHTGEKPYTCKKCGRGFTTNSILTNTYLVRLATTLVNDSELE from the exons ATGGTGTCCACTCTCTCCTCTTTTCAGACTCAGTTAGCGTCCATCATGGAAACACTCGTGCAGACAGCTGTGTTAGAGATAGGCAAGCTCGTGGATGTGGAGTGTGAGGTGTTGTTGTCGGAGGTCACCCGCAGCCGCAGTGAAATCGGTGCTCTGAGGAAGAGACTGAGGCTGATGGAGGTCCAGCTGTGGACGAGCACTggacaaacactcacacacagtctcacGTGTGTTAAGAG tgAATGTGACACAGAGGAGATGCACGATCATTTGAACAGGTGTAGAGGCCCAGCAGGAGACATCCCAACAGTAATTCAGCAAGACCAAGCAAGTTCTCTTCTTTAT GACAGTCCACAGCAGAAGTGTGAGGTAAACCAGCCAAGTAGTATGGTAAAGCAGGAGCAACCGGAAGTAGATGTTTGGATTGTGCAAGACAACAGTGAAGCAA GAACCCAATGTGGTGAAGCTGTGAGCCTGTCACCCATCAAGGATGCTCTCAAAACGGTTCCTTGTGTTGACAGAGGACATCGAGAAAATGCAACCACAAGAGTCCCATCTAAAGCAGATTCACCAAAAGTGAACAGAAACGCCTCACCTGGAACAATCACAGTGAAGCAGACTGTGGCAAACAGTGATCCAAACACTTCTATAAGTCACACACAGAGTTTGAGTGCATCACACTCCGCAAGAACATCAAGTGCCTCCACTATTTCAGGGGATATGCGTTTTGTTTGCTCCTACTGTTCAAAGAGGTTCAGGTGTTTTAGTCAACTTACAGTGCATCAGCGGAGTCATACAGGTGAGAAGCCATACAGGTGCACGCTTTGTGGAAAGAGCTACATTCAGAAAGGACACCTGTACACCCATCAGCGCACCCATACTGGAGAGAAGCCATATCGATGTTCGCTCTGCGGAAAAGGCTTTATTCAGAAATGCACTCTAGACATGCATCTGCGaagtcacactggagaaaaaccctACACTTGCAAAAAATGTGGGAGAGGGTTCACCACCAATTCAATCTTAACAAACACTTATCTTGTCAGACTTGCAACAACATTAGTTAATGACAGTGAGCTTGAGTAA
- the LOC132149470 gene encoding zinc finger protein 432-like isoform X3 — translation MVSTLSSFQTQLASIMETLVQTAVLEIGKLVDVECEVLLSEVTRSRSEIGALRKRLRLMEVQLWTSTGQTLTHSLTCVKSECDTEEMHDHLNRCRGPAGDIPTDSPQQKCEVNQPSSMVKQEQPEVDVWIVQDNSEARTQCGEAVSLSPIKDALKTVPCVDRGHRENATTRVPSKADSPKVNRNASPGTITVKQTVANSDPNTSISHTQSLSASHSARTSSASTISGDMRFVCSYCSKRFRCFSQLTVHQRSHTGEKPYRCTLCGKSYIQKGHLYTHQRTHTGEKPYRCSLCGKGFIQKCTLDMHLRSHTGEKPYTCKKCGRGFTTNSILTNTYLVRLATTLVNDSELE, via the exons ATGGTGTCCACTCTCTCCTCTTTTCAGACTCAGTTAGCGTCCATCATGGAAACACTCGTGCAGACAGCTGTGTTAGAGATAGGCAAGCTCGTGGATGTGGAGTGTGAGGTGTTGTTGTCGGAGGTCACCCGCAGCCGCAGTGAAATCGGTGCTCTGAGGAAGAGACTGAGGCTGATGGAGGTCCAGCTGTGGACGAGCACTggacaaacactcacacacagtctcacGTGTGTTAAGAG tgAATGTGACACAGAGGAGATGCACGATCATTTGAACAGGTGTAGAGGCCCAGCAGGAGACATCCCAACA GACAGTCCACAGCAGAAGTGTGAGGTAAACCAGCCAAGTAGTATGGTAAAGCAGGAGCAACCGGAAGTAGATGTTTGGATTGTGCAAGACAACAGTGAAGCAA GAACCCAATGTGGTGAAGCTGTGAGCCTGTCACCCATCAAGGATGCTCTCAAAACGGTTCCTTGTGTTGACAGAGGACATCGAGAAAATGCAACCACAAGAGTCCCATCTAAAGCAGATTCACCAAAAGTGAACAGAAACGCCTCACCTGGAACAATCACAGTGAAGCAGACTGTGGCAAACAGTGATCCAAACACTTCTATAAGTCACACACAGAGTTTGAGTGCATCACACTCCGCAAGAACATCAAGTGCCTCCACTATTTCAGGGGATATGCGTTTTGTTTGCTCCTACTGTTCAAAGAGGTTCAGGTGTTTTAGTCAACTTACAGTGCATCAGCGGAGTCATACAGGTGAGAAGCCATACAGGTGCACGCTTTGTGGAAAGAGCTACATTCAGAAAGGACACCTGTACACCCATCAGCGCACCCATACTGGAGAGAAGCCATATCGATGTTCGCTCTGCGGAAAAGGCTTTATTCAGAAATGCACTCTAGACATGCATCTGCGaagtcacactggagaaaaaccctACACTTGCAAAAAATGTGGGAGAGGGTTCACCACCAATTCAATCTTAACAAACACTTATCTTGTCAGACTTGCAACAACATTAGTTAATGACAGTGAGCTTGAGTAA
- the LOC132149470 gene encoding zinc finger protein 624-like isoform X2, which translates to MVSTLSSFQTQLASIMETLVQTAVLEIGKLVDVECEVLLSEVTRSRSEIGALRKRLRLMEVQLWTSTGQTLTHSLTCVKSECDTEEMHDHLNRCRGPAGDIPTVIQQDQDSPQQKCEVNQPSSMVKQEQPEVDVWIVQDNSEARTQCGEAVSLSPIKDALKTVPCVDRGHRENATTRVPSKADSPKVNRNASPGTITVKQTVANSDPNTSISHTQSLSASHSARTSSASTISGDMRFVCSYCSKRFRCFSQLTVHQRSHTGEKPYRCTLCGKSYIQKGHLYTHQRTHTGEKPYRCSLCGKGFIQKCTLDMHLRSHTGEKPYTCKKCGRGFTTNSILTNTYLVRLATTLVNDSELE; encoded by the exons ATGGTGTCCACTCTCTCCTCTTTTCAGACTCAGTTAGCGTCCATCATGGAAACACTCGTGCAGACAGCTGTGTTAGAGATAGGCAAGCTCGTGGATGTGGAGTGTGAGGTGTTGTTGTCGGAGGTCACCCGCAGCCGCAGTGAAATCGGTGCTCTGAGGAAGAGACTGAGGCTGATGGAGGTCCAGCTGTGGACGAGCACTggacaaacactcacacacagtctcacGTGTGTTAAGAG tgAATGTGACACAGAGGAGATGCACGATCATTTGAACAGGTGTAGAGGCCCAGCAGGAGACATCCCAACAGTAATTCAGCAAGACCAA GACAGTCCACAGCAGAAGTGTGAGGTAAACCAGCCAAGTAGTATGGTAAAGCAGGAGCAACCGGAAGTAGATGTTTGGATTGTGCAAGACAACAGTGAAGCAA GAACCCAATGTGGTGAAGCTGTGAGCCTGTCACCCATCAAGGATGCTCTCAAAACGGTTCCTTGTGTTGACAGAGGACATCGAGAAAATGCAACCACAAGAGTCCCATCTAAAGCAGATTCACCAAAAGTGAACAGAAACGCCTCACCTGGAACAATCACAGTGAAGCAGACTGTGGCAAACAGTGATCCAAACACTTCTATAAGTCACACACAGAGTTTGAGTGCATCACACTCCGCAAGAACATCAAGTGCCTCCACTATTTCAGGGGATATGCGTTTTGTTTGCTCCTACTGTTCAAAGAGGTTCAGGTGTTTTAGTCAACTTACAGTGCATCAGCGGAGTCATACAGGTGAGAAGCCATACAGGTGCACGCTTTGTGGAAAGAGCTACATTCAGAAAGGACACCTGTACACCCATCAGCGCACCCATACTGGAGAGAAGCCATATCGATGTTCGCTCTGCGGAAAAGGCTTTATTCAGAAATGCACTCTAGACATGCATCTGCGaagtcacactggagaaaaaccctACACTTGCAAAAAATGTGGGAGAGGGTTCACCACCAATTCAATCTTAACAAACACTTATCTTGTCAGACTTGCAACAACATTAGTTAATGACAGTGAGCTTGAGTAA